Within the Tursiops truncatus isolate mTurTru1 chromosome 19, mTurTru1.mat.Y, whole genome shotgun sequence genome, the region AGGTCCAGAAGCCCCTGGAGCAGTGCCAGAGCTGGGGGCGCAAACTGGTCCCAAGGGGGCGGTGGTTGAAGTGGCTGGGGCCTGGTGGTCATCCAGCCAGCAAAGGCCTCGAACCCAGGGTCAGGGGCTAGCGCCGCATCCCAAGGGAAACAGGCCATGGCCGCACAGAAGAGaagcacccccagcccccaggagtcCACTGCTGGTTGCAGGGGCAGGGTGTCAGGGGGCAGCAGGAGGCAGAGCTCGGGTGGGGCGGAGGGCAGTGGCCCTGGCGGGGCAGAGGTTGGACTGCCCTCAGGCCGGGTCAGACCCAGGTCACCCAGGGCCACACGGCTGCAGACAGGGTCGAAGACCAGCACGTTGTCTGGCTTGACGTCCGCATGCACCAGCCCCCGGCCATGGAGGAAGTCCAGGGCTCCAGCTAGCTGGGCCACCACCCGCTTCACCTGCAGCTCTGGGAGGCCCTGGGGTCAAAGAGAGAGGACGAAGGTCAGGCTGCCTTGGTTCCTTCTTTACGTTGCTTCTTGGGGTTCAAGAATCCAAATTCCCAGACAAGGGGCTACCTCTAGTGTCCCCAGAACATACCCCCAACAGCTTCTCCAGGTCATCCTCAACCACAAGCTGCCCCCACATCTGTACTCCTGTAGACCAAATCCCAGATGTTTTCCTCACTGGAACCCCAGATCTAACGAGAACTTCTTGAACTTCCATCAGACTTTGTCCTAACACTCAAACCCATTCCTTATATTTCTTATCTCCTCTAAACTGACCACCAAGATCTCCAGTGAAAACCCAAATCCCACACTTAATCCTCATCTGAGTCCCGTACTAATGGAGGTCCCATCTCTAACTCAGACCCAGTTCTAAAGTCCCACAGGTTATTTCATCAATCAACTGATAGATCGATCCATCCAGCTAGCCACGCAGCAAGACAGCAATCCATCCATCAAACCAGTTATCCATCCAACGGTCTATACAGCAGGGTTTCCACTCAATACCCATTCCGCCAGCTAGTCAGCAATTCAATAATTTGTCCAGTTATTTAATAGCcaacatccatccattcatccctcCATCCTTCAATCCATCcaaacatccatccatccatccatccacccatccttccatccatctgtccatcctactctttccctccttctctcccttccttccttttttccttctgtttatcCCCAACCCTATTTCAAATCCAAAGTCTATTCCTAAAGATGGCCCCACCCTAACTTCAAACTCAAGTACCCCCAGAATATCATGGATTCAGTCCTGACCTGGTCTTTCTAGAGAGAACTTCATTACAGCCCTTCTCCAACTCAACCTACATACACATTCCCAAGCATCTCTGCTTCACTCTGCAGCCCCAGCCATGCTCTTCTCCACACCCGTGACCAATCTATAATCAACCCTAAACTCAACCCATCCAACTCCACCCACACCCGTTCCCAATGCCAATGCCCATTAAAAGCCcatctctgtctccttccctaCCCCCTCATCCGACCTGATCCATCCTCAGCCCCAATCCCAACTCCTCGCCCTGGATGGATTAGGGTTGGGGTTAGTCATGGAACTGCACTGAGAATTAGAAATAAGGAGGTGGTTTGGGGGCTTAGGGTGGAGTTAAGATTTGGGGGTCAGGGTTGGagacaggactgggggagggaCAAAGTCAGACCTGGGATGAGCAGTCCCAACCTCTGTCCCTTGCCTCCCTGCCTCACCCGTTCCTGCAGCATCCCGCTGAGATCCCCACAGGGCGCATACTCCTGGGCCAAGGCGAAGTGTCGGGGCGTCTCCAGGGGTCCTGCCAGGGTCTGGAGCAGGCCTGGATGTGATGAGACACAGCGGCCCACACAGAACTCTCTCAGGAAGGTGGTTCTCAGGACCGAGTCCCGAGGtaggagcttcagagccacagccGGACCTGCTGGGGAGGCGGGGGCAGAAGGGAACTCAGGGCGCTCTGATCTTGCTGTGGGGCCCTAGGCAAgccactcaacctctctgagcctcagacgCCTTACATATAAAACAAGAGGGGCAGGGCATAGTGTCTGACCTCTCTGCGCCTcgagtttctccatctgtgaagtGGAGGTTGGAGGAGACCTTCCCTGAGGACTCTTTCTGCTCTGCCTCAGGTTGCTCTGTGGTCTTGCACAACTGCCTtaccctctctggacctcagtttcctctcgcATAAAGTAGGGGACGCGGAGACTTGAATTTCAGTCCAAGTTGTGCTCCcgccttgctgtgtgacctcaggcaagtgtCTCACCCTCTCTGGGTGAGTTCCATTTTTTGGAAGACCACAGAGCTCTTAACTTTCTGGAGCCCCATCAAGATGTGTCCTCATCAGCTCCCCGCAAGGCTGCTCCCTGTCTCAGTGGTTTCAGAGGGGGAAACCTGGGGGACATCAAGGACTGTGCCCTTTGGTGGCCAAACTCACCCCCTTGGCGAGGCCGGGCAAGGAGCACGTGGCCGAAGGAGCCGGAGCCAAGCTTTCGGATGAGGTGATACTGGACACGCAGACTCCTCACTGGGGTCACCCTGGTGGCCGTCAGCTCCACGAGCCTCTGGAGGGCCGTGGCTGTGTCCTCCTGCAGGAGAgggacagaggtggggagggggtgagtcTGGGGGCCACCTAGAGCAGCAGGGGGGCCTggaggcccagcccagggctgagGTGGGGGGTTGGTCCCCAGGGAGGGGGATGAGTCACAATGACTCACCCGCCCTCAGGCCACCTGTTTTTGTGTCCTGGCGGGGTTATGGGTGATTGTCTCAgcgcccctgccccctgccatcTGTGGGAGCCACCAAAGCCCCAGCCCCGCTGGGGGCCTCCTCAGCCCACACCACCCCAGCTctacccctctctctctccatcctcctctcttCCCGGGTTTCCTGTTCTTTGTTTCTGAGTACATTTCCCCCAGGGGTCTTGGCCTTGCTGTGTGTCCTCGggtttagttcttctgggtctttgatgtttctgtttccctgtctcttccgtgtctctctgtgtctctctgtgtgtgtctgcccCTGGCCCTCTCCATCTCCCGcatccctctctgtctctctctgtctctccctccctcgtCTCCTTTCTCTCACCTCCGGGTCCCCATCCTCCTGGTTCTCGGGGTCCCTGAGCTCCATCTCAGGGTGACCTGATGTCAGCTGGCCCTCGGGCAAGCACCCCTGGTCTGGGCTCCCCAAAAGCAGCACGCCCACTGAGCTCCACTGCACCCCTGAGCAGAGCCAAGGCCTGGAGCTCATCTGAAGGGTCTGCCTCCGTGCCCCTCTGCGTCCGAGTCCAGAGACTTCCCTGCCTGTCTGGACCcctctctccacacctccctgtctctgtcttgCCCTTTTTCTAGCTCCCGGGTCTCAGGGTGGGTCTCCCCGCCTGTCTGTTGGTCCCCGGCCCCTCGCTCCTGTCCCCGCGCTCTTCCCACTGTGGccgctgtctgtctgtctgtctttcagGATGTCCGCACTCTGTCCCCCACTCTGGCCTGCTCTCCCCAGTGTCTCTCCGTCTCTCTCCCGTCTTTCTGACTCTCTCCAAGCCTTTTGTCCCTCCCTTTTTCTGGGCCTGGGACAGGGGTGTGTGTGACAGCTCAGAGACATCCTgtcaccccccccacccctccctcccccttccaaaCTTAGACCAGCTTGGACTCTGGGCTCTGGTCCCAGGACAGAGGGGACAAAACATATTATGAACCCCCAGGGGCCGGGCCTGAGGGCAGCAGAGAAAGGGGAGCCCAGCCCCTTCATACACCTTACCTGGGTTGGGAGACCCAGGGCTCTGTGCATCCACCTGCCTCCATGGGCCTCTGGTGACCAGGGAGACCACTCCCAAAGCCCCCTAATACCAAgagtccccacccccagccctccccgaTCAGACCCGGGAGCTCTTAATAGAGAGACTCTGGGGAAAAGTCTTCTTTCATGTACTCAGCGAGGCTCTGAGCCCAGCTCTGCGCTGGGACCTTCATGCTGCATCCTCCCAGCCACCCAAAAGGGTGGTGatttatccccagtttacagaaaaggaaactgaggttctgagtgGCAATCGGCTTACGTGGGGTCAGAGAGGAGGAGGTGTGGGGTGACGCGGGACAGGCCTGTGTGACTCAGCCCGGACGCCTGCCCCATCAGGTTTCAACTACTACTACAACCTGCTATTAATAAAGACGCAGCTAGAAAGGTCTCTGGGCCCCTGGAAGGATCCCCAGGAAACTGGCTTCTGTGTTGGCCCTGGGAACCTGGGCAGGGCTGGCGGGGTGCGGTGCAGAGGCAGAACTTCCTTTGTTCTTTGACTTTTCGAGGTTTGTGGAAAGTTGCAAGCACAGAACAGTGGAAAAGGAAAGCCACAGGGAACACCCTCCACTCCATTGACCAGACTTCACAAACATTACTTTTTGCcatactctctttctctctcttttcttttgtggggatggagtattttaaagtaaattgcaGCCTAGGGAAATCATCTGGGGCAAAATGATACACTGCCTGGTGTTTGGTTTCAAATACTCCAGCGGAGGAAAACGTGGCCCAAGTGAGGGTGGGGATCTTGAGTCAACAGCACATGTGTTGCTGAGCACATGGAAGTTCCTTTACTCTTTACTTTGGGTTCTGCTAGAAATTTTCCCTCATAAAAAGCTAAAAGTCACTAAATAAACTACAGACATCGTGATAAATTCTGCCCCAATGCTCAGGTTTACGTTTCcatcaaaggaaggaaaatttcCAGCTCAACTGCAAAACTCTTATCAATCACATCGAACGGCAGTAACGGTAATTCCTTAACATAAGCTAATACTCAGTCTGTATTCTTCGTCCCCCAATTTTCccaattttctattgctgcttcAGTTGAGTCAGTAATCAGTGTCAACATGTGACTTtggaggaacttttttttttattttgaagtatagttgacttacaatattgtgttagtttcaggtatacagcatagtgattctttttttaaaaatatatatttatttatttatttatgctgcattgggtctttgttgctgcacgcgggctttctctagttgcggcaagtgggggctactcttcgttgcggtgtgcgggttgctcattgcagtggcttctcttgttgcggagctcgggctctaggtgcgcgggcttcagtagttgtggcacgcgggctcagtagttgtggcctgcaggctctagagcgccggctcagtagctgtggcgcacgggcttagttgctccgcggcatgtgggatcttcccggaccagggctcaaacccatgtcccctgcattggcaggtggattcttaaccactgtgctaccagggaagcccctgaaggaaCTTTTGATCACTCTGCCTTTCGTATTATTTGAATTTCCCCCACAGCATGTTACCTattcaaaaactaaaactaaaattaaataatgcgATGATGACCCTTCATTCAATGCTTATAAGGTGTCAGGCCCtggctctttattttttaactttttaaaattcattcaagaCTTTGTGGAGTCCTCCCGACAAGGCTTGGACGAGTAGGATGATGGCTTCCAATTTACTGATGGGGAAATTGAGCCCTGGAGAAACAGAGGCATTGGTCAGCAGCcagagagaggcagagccaggattcgcGAGGGTCCGGGGACCCCAGGCTGCCCTCTACCACGCCACCACCCCACTCAGGCTAGAGCTGAGTCCCTCCCCTGGGGGGCTGCAGGGCCTGCAGGGCAGCTGCTGGGCTGGAGCTGGAAGGTCAGGCTGCAGAGCTGGCCACCTGGGTCCCCCAGTGGGAGGGTGAGAGGGGCCGCTGCAGGCCTctggccctc harbors:
- the SBK3 gene encoding uncharacterized serine/threonine-protein kinase SBK3, whose translation is MELRDPENQEDGDPEEDTATALQRLVELTATRVTPVRSLRVQYHLIRKLGSGSFGHVLLARPRQGGPAVALKLLPRDSVLRTTFLREFCVGRCVSSHPGLLQTLAGPLETPRHFALAQEYAPCGDLSGMLQERGLPELQVKRVVAQLAGALDFLHGRGLVHADVKPDNVLVFDPVCSRVALGDLGLTRPEGSPTSAPPGPLPSAPPELCLLLPPDTLPLQPAVDSWGLGVLLFCAAMACFPWDAALAPDPGFEAFAGWMTTRPQPLQPPPPWDQFAPPALALLQGLLDLNQETRIPPLAVLGFLGDDWGLKENKERPGSLGSVSSEDGEEEEGGASLEEWSEGEENDDNDGCPG